One Hemibagrus wyckioides isolate EC202008001 linkage group LG07, SWU_Hwy_1.0, whole genome shotgun sequence DNA segment encodes these proteins:
- the LOC131355966 gene encoding insulin receptor substrate 2-B isoform X1 — MANLANYPEGNAAMLILEAQQRTVGAKPASNGGPSGGDPPSSPLNGGGDARFHQHQQAAPPNAHQPQDHHNHHHHQQQHFDHENYQQSPARKSLLSSLKPAHEDSAASAAASHTQTTSSATAMAVHTGAAATDGLDDIRKCGYLRKQKHGHKRFFVLRSASRSGPSRLEYYDSEKKFRSSLRSVAAASAGAAAAAAASASPPKRVIYLYQCFTVNKRADSKNKHLIALYTKDEYFAIVAENEQEQEDWYLALSDLMSEGKKGHSEADELDDGYGTVTPGTVFKEVWQVNVKPKGLGQTKNLTGVYRLCLSSKTIHLVKLNSETPCVNLQLMNIRRCGHSESFFFIEVGRSSSIGPGELWMQVDDSVVAQSMHETILDTMKALKAYAEFRPRSKSQSSGSNPMAFMTTRRHLGNLPPSQTGLQRRSRAESVVGTPPSSKSSGASGYRFRTSSEGEGTMNRPFRSVTGSLIHLNTARANLGRQESSGGMGSRYVRAPPGATYHARSASLPVSHFPSTTSPVSMSSSSGHGSVTDTNTRPSSASICGSPSDGGFNSSDEYGSSPGDFRYFRVRSNTPDSLSNTPPIREEHCLSDYMAMGWSRDMFSGSAGDASRDETADEESRLFRRRTPSFSRQVGASSAVGVAVYQKMTQTNFSLDEAVAEGSFLGSNGQLASISSSLRSDYSSSSEHSQDHPPALRAADSFKDDGYMPMMAGVVPSARDTDYMPMQPSPLVCASPQIQSVSSPPSQHMDSQGYMMMLPGVSGGADSPMPASPHISGRGLRQRANEHPENGEYMDMSQSRPVTGRRKFSNDNYYTLTAPEKPNSCSSYFSLPRSYKTPAKHRREHDEYVPMSSPAKPAYISPSTTPEHNGCSDMNRHSSRPNRLPLSRRSFHGSLQASEMVECPSSPGEYINIEFSDQATYSLTTEDALTSQSTHRQDRHSPLPQDYMSLEVDGLPPKSQSSRSSLVAPWNPPTYIRTSGGGVALGQPDDYTEMSCGWREERKSPTTMLQHLSVCEQRYPSSSTPVEPKVIRADPQGRRRHCSETFTSTEVTGANGLDNSASVPSTVPQVADNKWQSSSSFDSTWMCVENKVAGDTEEAPGFKSDQAEASASSVRTRRTVSVEHQNGLNYIALDLREDQGTESASAEPQMPASGVLLPENGEYASIDFAKSEQITAASKGSVDIANWDRDNPSTYGWNSTP, encoded by the exons ATGGCAAATCTTGCGAATTATCCAGAAGGCAACGCCGCCATGCTGATCCTGGAAGCGCAGCAGAGGACTGTCGGAGCTAAACCAGCTTCAAACGGCGGCCCCTCCGGCGGGGATCCCCCTTCTTCTCCGCTTAACGGCGGCGGCGACGCTCGCTTCCATCAACACCAGCAGGCTGCGCCGCCAAACGCTCATCAACCGCAggaccaccacaatcaccaccaccaccaacaacaacattttgATCACGAAAACTATCAACAGTCTCCGGCGCGAAAAAGTCTCCTGTCTTCTCTTAAACCAGCACATGAGGACtctgctgcttctgctgctgCGAGCCACACACAGACTACCTCATCTGCCACTGCCATGGCTGTTCACACCGGCGCCGCTGCTACAGACGGACTGGACGACATTAGGAAGTGCGGTTACCTGAGAAAGCAAAAACACGGCCATAAGAGGTTTTTCGTTTTGCGCTCGGCGAGCCGTTCAGGGCCGAGCCGATTGGAGTACTATGATAGTGAGAAGAAGTTCCGAAGTAGCCTTCGCTCTGTCGCCGCCGCTTCTGccggtgctgctgctgctgctgcagcgaGCGCTTCTCCTCCCAAACGCGTGATTTATCTCTACCAGTGCTTCACTGTAAACAAAAGGGCGGATTCAAAGAACAAACACCTCATAGCTCTCTATACCAAGGATGAATATTTTGCGATTGTGGCCGAAAATGAGCAAGAGCAAGAAGACTGGTACTTGGCTCTCAGCGACCTGATGAGTGAAGGCAAAAAAGGCCACTCGGAGGCCGACGAGCTCGACGACGGCTACGGTACAGTAACGCCAGGGACCGTCTTCAAAGAGGTCTGGCAGGTAAACGTGAAACCTAAGGGCCTAGGGCAAACTAAGAATCTCACGGGTGTGTATAGACTGTGCCTCTCTTCTAAAACTATCCACCTAGTAAAACTAAACTCTGAGACCCCGTGTGTAAATTTGCAGCTTATGAACATTAGGCGCTGTGGTCACTCTGAGAGTTTCTTCTTTATAGAGGTTGGACGCTCCTCTTCAATTGGTCCCGGCGAGTTATGGATGCAGGTTGACGATTCTGTGGTGGCTCAGAGTATGCATGAGACCATTTTAGATACAATGAAGGCTCTGAAGGCCTATGCCGAGTTCAGGCCAAGGAGTAAAAGTCAATCGTCAGGCTCTAACCCTATGGCTTTCATGACCACCCGGCGCCACCTGGGAAACCTCCCACCCAGTCAGACAGGACTGCAGAGGCGCTCTAGGGCTGAGTCTGTGGTTGGCACCCCACCTAGCAGTAAAAGCAGTGGTGCAAGTGGATACAGGTTTCGCACCTCCAGTGAAGGCGAGGGCACTATGAACCGCCCGTTCCGGTCAGTTACAGGCAGCCTGATCCACCTTAATACAGCCCGTGCTAATTTAGGTAGACAGGAAAGCAGTGGTGGGATGGGGAGTCGATATGTACGAGCCCCACCAGGTGCCACCTACCATGCGCGTTCTGCCTCACTTCCGGTGTCTCATTTCCCCTCCACTACTAGTCCTGTCAGTATGTCTAGCAGCAGTGGCCATGGTTCTGTCACCGATACCAACACCCGGCCTTCCAGCGCTTCCATCTGCGGTTCGCCCAGTGACGGAGGCTTCAACTCGTCTGATGAATATGGCTCCAGCCCTGGAGACTTCCGCTACTTCAGAGTACGAAGCAACACACCTGACTCACTGAGCAACACTCCACCCATCCGGGAGGAGCACTGCCTCAGTGACTACATGGCTATGGGCTGGAGCCGAGACATGTTCAGTGGGAGTGCTGGGGATGCTTCCCGTGATGAAACTGCTGATGAAGAGTCACGCTTGTTTAGGAGGCGCACTCCTTCTTTTTCCAGACAGGTGGGGGCAAGCAGTGCAGTTGGAGTAGCTGTTTACCAGAAGATGACTCAGACCAACTTCTCGCTGGACGAGGCTGTAGCTGAGGGAAGCTTTCTGGGCAGTAATGGTCAGCTTGcatccatctcctcatcacTTCGTTCTGATTACAGCTCCAGCTCCGAACACAGCCAGGACCACCCCCCCGCATTACGGGCTGCTGACTCTTTTAAAGACGACGGATACATGCCCATGATGGCTGGGGTGGTGCCCTCTGCTCGAGATACAGATTACATGCCTATGCAACCCAGTCCTCTTGTCTGTGCCTCCCCACAAATTCAGAGTGTTTCCTCACCTCCCTCTCAGCACATGGACTCACAAGGCTACATGATGATGCTCCCAGGTGTGAGTGGGGGTGCAGACTCCCCGATGCCAGCCAGCCCTCACATTAGCGGCAGAGGCCTTAGACAGAGAGCAAATGAGCATCCTGAAAATGGAGAATACATGGATATGTCTCAGAGCAGGCCTGTGACGGGCAGAAGAAAATTTTCTAATGACAATTACTACACACTTACCGCTCCTGAGAAACCCAATTCCTGCAGCTCGTATTTCTCTCTACCACGTTCATATAAAACCCCAGCAAAACATCGTCGTGAGCATGATGAATACGTTCCCATGAGTTCACCTGCCAAACCTGCCTACATCTCTCCGAGTACCACACCCGAGCACAATGGCTGTAGCGATATGAATCGCCATTCTTCACGTCCAAACCGCCTCCCTCTTAGCCGGCGCAGTTTCCATGGGTCTTTACAAGCCAGTGAGATGGTGGAATGTCCCTCCAGTCCTGGAGAGTACATTAACATTGAGTTCAGTGACCAGGCTACATACTCGCTCACTACAGAGGACGCTCTCACCAGCCAAAGCACCCACCGGCAGGACCGGCACTCTCCCCTTCCCCAGGATTACATGAGCTTGGAGGTAGATGGGCTTCCACCCAAAAGCCAGTCTTCACGTTCATCACTGGTGGCCCCTTGGAACCCTCCTACATACATTCGTACCAGTGGTGGCGGAGTCGCTTTGGGACAGCCGGATGACTACACCGAGATGAGCTGTGGCTGGCGTGAGGAACGTAAAAGCCCCACAACTATGCTGCAACACCTTAGTGTTTGTGAGCAGAGGTATCCAAGCTCTAGCACACCTGTTGAGCCAAAGGTTATCCGTGCTGACCCCCAGGGCAGACGGAGACACTGCTCTGAGACTTTCACATCTACGGAAGTGACTGGAGCGAACGGCCTGGATAACAGCGCCTCAGTGCCTAGCACTGTTCCTCAGGTGGCAGATAATAAGTGGCAGAGCTCATCATCCTTCGACAGCACATGGATGTGTGTGGAGAACAAAGTAGCAGGTGACACGGAGGAAGCACCGGGCTTCAAATCAGACCAAGCTGAAGCAAGTGCATCTTCTGTGAGAACCAGAAGGACTGTATCTGTGGAACACCAAAATGGCCTCAATTACATTGCCCTGGATCTGAGAGAGGACCAAGGCACTGAGAGTGCCAGCGCTGAACCCCAGATGCCGGCCTCTGGTGTGCTCCTTCCAGAAAATGGGGAATACGCCAGCATAGATTTCGCTAAATCTGAGCAAATCACTGCAGCTTCTAAAG GGAGCGTGGACATTGCCAATTGGGACAGGGATAACCCCAGTACCTACGGGTGGAACAGTACACCTTAA
- the LOC131355966 gene encoding insulin receptor substrate 2-B isoform X2 produces the protein MANLANYPEGNAAMLILEAQQRTVGAKPASNGGPSGGDPPSSPLNGGGDARFHQHQQAAPPNAHQPQDHHNHHHHQQQHFDHENYQQSPARKSLLSSLKPAHEDSAASAAASHTQTTSSATAMAVHTGAAATDGLDDIRKCGYLRKQKHGHKRFFVLRSASRSGPSRLEYYDSEKKFRSSLRSVAAASAGAAAAAAASASPPKRVIYLYQCFTVNKRADSKNKHLIALYTKDEYFAIVAENEQEQEDWYLALSDLMSEGKKGHSEADELDDGYGTVTPGTVFKEVWQVNVKPKGLGQTKNLTGVYRLCLSSKTIHLVKLNSETPCVNLQLMNIRRCGHSESFFFIEVGRSSSIGPGELWMQVDDSVVAQSMHETILDTMKALKAYAEFRPRSKSQSSGSNPMAFMTTRRHLGNLPPSQTGLQRRSRAESVVGTPPSSKSSGASGYRFRTSSEGEGTMNRPFRSVTGSLIHLNTARANLGRQESSGGMGSRYVRAPPGATYHARSASLPVSHFPSTTSPVSMSSSSGHGSVTDTNTRPSSASICGSPSDGGFNSSDEYGSSPGDFRYFRVRSNTPDSLSNTPPIREEHCLSDYMAMGWSRDMFSGSAGDASRDETADEESRLFRRRTPSFSRQVGASSAVGVAVYQKMTQTNFSLDEAVAEGSFLGSNGQLASISSSLRSDYSSSSEHSQDHPPALRAADSFKDDGYMPMMAGVVPSARDTDYMPMQPSPLVCASPQIQSVSSPPSQHMDSQGYMMMLPGVSGGADSPMPASPHISGRGLRQRANEHPENGEYMDMSQSRPVTGRRKFSNDNYYTLTAPEKPNSCSSYFSLPRSYKTPAKHRREHDEYVPMSSPAKPAYISPSTTPEHNGCSDMNRHSSRPNRLPLSRRSFHGSLQASEMVECPSSPGEYINIEFSDQATYSLTTEDALTSQSTHRQDRHSPLPQDYMSLEVDGLPPKSQSSRSSLVAPWNPPTYIRTSGGGVALGQPDDYTEMSCGWREERKSPTTMLQHLSVCEQRYPSSSTPVEPKVIRADPQGRRRHCSETFTSTEVTGANGLDNSASVPSTVPQVADNKWQSSSSFDSTWMCVENKVAGDTEEAPGFKSDQAEASASSVRTRRTVSVEHQNGLNYIALDLREDQGTESASAEPQMPASGVLLPENGEYASIDFAKSEQITAASKE, from the exons ATGGCAAATCTTGCGAATTATCCAGAAGGCAACGCCGCCATGCTGATCCTGGAAGCGCAGCAGAGGACTGTCGGAGCTAAACCAGCTTCAAACGGCGGCCCCTCCGGCGGGGATCCCCCTTCTTCTCCGCTTAACGGCGGCGGCGACGCTCGCTTCCATCAACACCAGCAGGCTGCGCCGCCAAACGCTCATCAACCGCAggaccaccacaatcaccaccaccaccaacaacaacattttgATCACGAAAACTATCAACAGTCTCCGGCGCGAAAAAGTCTCCTGTCTTCTCTTAAACCAGCACATGAGGACtctgctgcttctgctgctgCGAGCCACACACAGACTACCTCATCTGCCACTGCCATGGCTGTTCACACCGGCGCCGCTGCTACAGACGGACTGGACGACATTAGGAAGTGCGGTTACCTGAGAAAGCAAAAACACGGCCATAAGAGGTTTTTCGTTTTGCGCTCGGCGAGCCGTTCAGGGCCGAGCCGATTGGAGTACTATGATAGTGAGAAGAAGTTCCGAAGTAGCCTTCGCTCTGTCGCCGCCGCTTCTGccggtgctgctgctgctgctgcagcgaGCGCTTCTCCTCCCAAACGCGTGATTTATCTCTACCAGTGCTTCACTGTAAACAAAAGGGCGGATTCAAAGAACAAACACCTCATAGCTCTCTATACCAAGGATGAATATTTTGCGATTGTGGCCGAAAATGAGCAAGAGCAAGAAGACTGGTACTTGGCTCTCAGCGACCTGATGAGTGAAGGCAAAAAAGGCCACTCGGAGGCCGACGAGCTCGACGACGGCTACGGTACAGTAACGCCAGGGACCGTCTTCAAAGAGGTCTGGCAGGTAAACGTGAAACCTAAGGGCCTAGGGCAAACTAAGAATCTCACGGGTGTGTATAGACTGTGCCTCTCTTCTAAAACTATCCACCTAGTAAAACTAAACTCTGAGACCCCGTGTGTAAATTTGCAGCTTATGAACATTAGGCGCTGTGGTCACTCTGAGAGTTTCTTCTTTATAGAGGTTGGACGCTCCTCTTCAATTGGTCCCGGCGAGTTATGGATGCAGGTTGACGATTCTGTGGTGGCTCAGAGTATGCATGAGACCATTTTAGATACAATGAAGGCTCTGAAGGCCTATGCCGAGTTCAGGCCAAGGAGTAAAAGTCAATCGTCAGGCTCTAACCCTATGGCTTTCATGACCACCCGGCGCCACCTGGGAAACCTCCCACCCAGTCAGACAGGACTGCAGAGGCGCTCTAGGGCTGAGTCTGTGGTTGGCACCCCACCTAGCAGTAAAAGCAGTGGTGCAAGTGGATACAGGTTTCGCACCTCCAGTGAAGGCGAGGGCACTATGAACCGCCCGTTCCGGTCAGTTACAGGCAGCCTGATCCACCTTAATACAGCCCGTGCTAATTTAGGTAGACAGGAAAGCAGTGGTGGGATGGGGAGTCGATATGTACGAGCCCCACCAGGTGCCACCTACCATGCGCGTTCTGCCTCACTTCCGGTGTCTCATTTCCCCTCCACTACTAGTCCTGTCAGTATGTCTAGCAGCAGTGGCCATGGTTCTGTCACCGATACCAACACCCGGCCTTCCAGCGCTTCCATCTGCGGTTCGCCCAGTGACGGAGGCTTCAACTCGTCTGATGAATATGGCTCCAGCCCTGGAGACTTCCGCTACTTCAGAGTACGAAGCAACACACCTGACTCACTGAGCAACACTCCACCCATCCGGGAGGAGCACTGCCTCAGTGACTACATGGCTATGGGCTGGAGCCGAGACATGTTCAGTGGGAGTGCTGGGGATGCTTCCCGTGATGAAACTGCTGATGAAGAGTCACGCTTGTTTAGGAGGCGCACTCCTTCTTTTTCCAGACAGGTGGGGGCAAGCAGTGCAGTTGGAGTAGCTGTTTACCAGAAGATGACTCAGACCAACTTCTCGCTGGACGAGGCTGTAGCTGAGGGAAGCTTTCTGGGCAGTAATGGTCAGCTTGcatccatctcctcatcacTTCGTTCTGATTACAGCTCCAGCTCCGAACACAGCCAGGACCACCCCCCCGCATTACGGGCTGCTGACTCTTTTAAAGACGACGGATACATGCCCATGATGGCTGGGGTGGTGCCCTCTGCTCGAGATACAGATTACATGCCTATGCAACCCAGTCCTCTTGTCTGTGCCTCCCCACAAATTCAGAGTGTTTCCTCACCTCCCTCTCAGCACATGGACTCACAAGGCTACATGATGATGCTCCCAGGTGTGAGTGGGGGTGCAGACTCCCCGATGCCAGCCAGCCCTCACATTAGCGGCAGAGGCCTTAGACAGAGAGCAAATGAGCATCCTGAAAATGGAGAATACATGGATATGTCTCAGAGCAGGCCTGTGACGGGCAGAAGAAAATTTTCTAATGACAATTACTACACACTTACCGCTCCTGAGAAACCCAATTCCTGCAGCTCGTATTTCTCTCTACCACGTTCATATAAAACCCCAGCAAAACATCGTCGTGAGCATGATGAATACGTTCCCATGAGTTCACCTGCCAAACCTGCCTACATCTCTCCGAGTACCACACCCGAGCACAATGGCTGTAGCGATATGAATCGCCATTCTTCACGTCCAAACCGCCTCCCTCTTAGCCGGCGCAGTTTCCATGGGTCTTTACAAGCCAGTGAGATGGTGGAATGTCCCTCCAGTCCTGGAGAGTACATTAACATTGAGTTCAGTGACCAGGCTACATACTCGCTCACTACAGAGGACGCTCTCACCAGCCAAAGCACCCACCGGCAGGACCGGCACTCTCCCCTTCCCCAGGATTACATGAGCTTGGAGGTAGATGGGCTTCCACCCAAAAGCCAGTCTTCACGTTCATCACTGGTGGCCCCTTGGAACCCTCCTACATACATTCGTACCAGTGGTGGCGGAGTCGCTTTGGGACAGCCGGATGACTACACCGAGATGAGCTGTGGCTGGCGTGAGGAACGTAAAAGCCCCACAACTATGCTGCAACACCTTAGTGTTTGTGAGCAGAGGTATCCAAGCTCTAGCACACCTGTTGAGCCAAAGGTTATCCGTGCTGACCCCCAGGGCAGACGGAGACACTGCTCTGAGACTTTCACATCTACGGAAGTGACTGGAGCGAACGGCCTGGATAACAGCGCCTCAGTGCCTAGCACTGTTCCTCAGGTGGCAGATAATAAGTGGCAGAGCTCATCATCCTTCGACAGCACATGGATGTGTGTGGAGAACAAAGTAGCAGGTGACACGGAGGAAGCACCGGGCTTCAAATCAGACCAAGCTGAAGCAAGTGCATCTTCTGTGAGAACCAGAAGGACTGTATCTGTGGAACACCAAAATGGCCTCAATTACATTGCCCTGGATCTGAGAGAGGACCAAGGCACTGAGAGTGCCAGCGCTGAACCCCAGATGCCGGCCTCTGGTGTGCTCCTTCCAGAAAATGGGGAATACGCCAGCATAGATTTCGCTAAATCTGAGCAAATCACTGCAGCTTCTAAAG AGTAA